In Pangasianodon hypophthalmus isolate fPanHyp1 chromosome 3, fPanHyp1.pri, whole genome shotgun sequence, a single genomic region encodes these proteins:
- the papolg gene encoding poly(A) polymerase gamma isoform X2, whose translation MKEMSASGNNMLGGQQPQKHYGITSSISLAFPRDIDHLYTQKLMEAMKPFGVFEDEDELNHRLAVLGKLNSFVKEWIAEISESKNLPPSAVANVGGKIFTFGSYRLGVHTKGADIDALCVAPRHVERSDFFTSFFEKLKQHDEIKDLRAVEDAFVPVIKFKFDGIEIDLLFARLALQSIPDNLDLRGDSLLRNLDIRCIRSLNGCRVTDEILYLVPNKENFRLTLRAIKLWAKRRGIYSNMLGFLGGVSWAMLVARTCQLYPNAVAATLVHKFFLVFSKWEWPNPVLLKQPEDSNLNLPVWDPRVNPSDRYHLMPIITPAYPQQNSTYNVSTSTRTIMSEEFKYGLTVTDEILQGKAEWSKLFEPPNFFQKYKHYIVLTASASTEENHLEWVGLVESKIRVLVGNLERNEYITLAHVNPQSFPWSKESRNDNEFVSMWFIGIIFKKLENADCVNIDLTYDIQSFTDTVYRQASNINMLKEGMTIEATHVRKKQLHQYLPAELVHRGKKKSLGDLNRSSNGGGSKRCSLDGSQLDSSRDTDTGTPFSSPTPVIKSCKSASTPDDSSITPPKPSVPMFVDSSPSSESSPPKKGPGMSIPVIGAKTSVTQVAKPTVPIAGSTIPTVVGRNVMPRMSPPKTSSSDLTNGLNGAAPKRPHSPSLEEPHKKLKDTEQVFSDDYTFKEPYPPSSNGQEAGDGPTGEDHAITKPMPIPTIDTSRTQRLPSKELPDASSPVPTSNLRVIKNSIRLTLNR comes from the exons ATGAAAGAAATGTCAGC TTCGGGAAATAATATGCTTGGCGGGCAGCAGCCTCAGAAACACTATGGCATCACGTCCTCAATCAGCCTGGCCTTTCCCCGGGATATCGACCACCTGTACACTCAGAAACTCATGGAGGCTATGAAACCTTTTGGAGTGtttgaggatgaagatgagctTAATCACAG GCTTGCAGTTCTTGGTAAACTGAATTCATTTGTTAAAGAGTGGATTGCAGAGATCAGTGAATCAAAG AATCTGCCACCTTCGGCTGTAGCAAACGTTGGGGGGAAAATCTTTACCTTCGGGTCCTACAGGCTGGGAGTGCACACAAAAG GTGCTGATATAGATGCCTTGTGTGTGGCACCTCGACATGTTGAAAGGAGTGatttttttacatctttttttgaaaaactcAAACAGCACGATGAGATCAAGGACCTACGG GCTGTAGAAGATGCATTTGTACCAGTGATCAAATTCAAGTTTGATGGGATAGAG ATTGATCTTCTTTTTGCAAGGCTTGCCCTGCAGTCTATTCCAGATAACCTGGACCTTAGAGGAGATTCTCTGCTCAGAAACCTGGATATTCGATGTATTCGCAGTTTAAACG GTTGTCGTGTTACCGATGAAATCCTGTACTTGGTGCCCAACAAAGAGAACTTCAGACTTACTCTACGGGCCATCAAACTGTGGGCTAAAC GTCGTGGAATCTACTCTAACATGCTTGGCTTCCTGGGTGGTGTGTCCTGGGCCATGCTGGTGGCCAGAACCTGTCAGCTTTACCCAAACGCCGTGGCTGCCACACTTGTGCACAAATTCTTCCTTGTCTTCTCCAAATG GGAGTGGCCAAATCCTGTCCTTTTAAAGCAACCAGAAGACAGTAACTTGAATCTGCCAGTCTGGGACCCGCGG GTAAACCCATCAGACAGGTACCATTTGATGCCGATTATCACACCTGCATATCCCCAGCAGAATTCTACCTACAACGTGTCCACCTCCACCCGCACCATCATGAGCGAGGAGTTCAAATATG GCCTTACAGTTACAGATGAAATCCTTCAGGGTAAGGCCGAGTGGTCCAAGCTGTTCGAGCCACCAAACTTTTTTCAAAAGTACAa ACATTATATCGTGCTTACTGCCAGTGCATCCACTGAGGAGAACCACCTAGAATG GGTTGGGCTGGTTGAGTCAAAGATTAGAGTTCTGGTTGGCAATTTGGAGCGAAATGAATACATCACCCTTGCTCACGTGAATCCCCAGTCTTTTCCCTGGTCGAAGGAGAGCCGAAATGA CAATGAGTTTGTTTCGATGTGGTTCATTGGAATAATATTCAAAAAGTTGGAGAACGCTGACTGTGTGAACATTGATCTGACTTATGATATCCAGTCCTTTACAGACACTG TCTACAGGCAAGCCAGTAACATTAACATGCTGAAGGAAGGGATGACCATCGAAGCCACACACGTGAGGAAGAAGCAGCTACATCAATACCTGCCTGCTGAACTTGTGCACAGGGGCAAGAAGAAG AGCTTGGGAGATCTAAATCGCAGTTCAAATGGTGGTGGGTCTAAACGCTGTTCACTGGATGGCAGTCAGCTGGACAGTTCCAGAGATACAGACACAGGCACCCCATTCAGCTCTCCGACCCCAGTCATCAAAAGCTGCAAGTCAGCCTCCACACCTGATGACAG TAGCATTACCCCACCCAAGCCTTCAGTTCCCATGTTTGTGGATAGCTCCCCATCCTCTGAGTCGTCTCCTCCAAAGAAAGGGCCAGGAATGTCCATTCCAGTAATTGGAGCAA AGACATCAGTCACCCAGGTGGCCAAGCCCACAGTGCCCATCGCAGGGAGCACcattcccactgtggtgggccGAAACGTGATGCCACGTATGAGCCCACCCAAAACCAGCTCATCTGACCTGACCAACGGCCTCAATGGAGCTGCACCTAAGAGGCCTCACTCGCCTTCACTGGAGGAGCCACACAAGAAACTGAAAGACACAGAACAG GTGTTCTCCgatgattatacatttaaagAACCATACCCACCTTCCTCTAATGGCCAGGAAGCAGGAGATGGCCCAACAGGG GAGGATCATGCAATTACAAAGCCTATGCCCATTCCCACTATCGATACATCAAGGACACAG AGACTACCCAGTAAAGAACTGCCAGATGCTTCCTCTCCAGTACCTACGAGCAACCTGCGTGTCATTAAGAACTCAATCAGACTCACTCTTAACCGATAA
- the papolg gene encoding poly(A) polymerase gamma isoform X4 — protein sequence MKEMSASGNNMLGGQQPQKHYGITSSISLAFPRDIDHLYTQKLMEAMKPFGVFEDEDELNHRLAVLGKLNSFVKEWIAEISESKNLPPSAVANVGGKIFTFGSYRLGVHTKGADIDALCVAPRHVERSDFFTSFFEKLKQHDEIKDLRAVEDAFVPVIKFKFDGIEIDLLFARLALQSIPDNLDLRGDSLLRNLDIRCIRSLNGCRVTDEILYLVPNKENFRLTLRAIKLWAKRRGIYSNMLGFLGGVSWAMLVARTCQLYPNAVAATLVHKFFLVFSKWEWPNPVLLKQPEDSNLNLPVWDPRVNPSDRYHLMPIITPAYPQQNSTYNVSTSTRTIMSEEFKYGLTVTDEILQGKAEWSKLFEPPNFFQKYKHYIVLTASASTEENHLEWVGLVESKIRVLVGNLERNEYITLAHVNPQSFPWSKESRNDNEFVSMWFIGIIFKKLENADCVNIDLTYDIQSFTDTVYRQASNINMLKEGMTIEATHVRKKQLHQYLPAELVHRGKKKSLGDLNRSSNGGGSKRCSLDGSQLDSSRDTDTGTPFSSPTPVIKSCKSASTPDDSITPPKPSVPMFVDSSPSSESSPPKKGPGMSIPVIGAKTSVTQVAKPTVPIAGSTIPTVVGRNVMPRMSPPKTSSSDLTNGLNGAAPKRPHSPSLEEPHKKLKDTEQVFSDDYTFKEPYPPSSNGQEAGDGPTGEDHAITKPMPIPTIDTSRTQRLPSKELPDASSPVPTSNLRVIKNSIRLTLNR from the exons ATGAAAGAAATGTCAGC TTCGGGAAATAATATGCTTGGCGGGCAGCAGCCTCAGAAACACTATGGCATCACGTCCTCAATCAGCCTGGCCTTTCCCCGGGATATCGACCACCTGTACACTCAGAAACTCATGGAGGCTATGAAACCTTTTGGAGTGtttgaggatgaagatgagctTAATCACAG GCTTGCAGTTCTTGGTAAACTGAATTCATTTGTTAAAGAGTGGATTGCAGAGATCAGTGAATCAAAG AATCTGCCACCTTCGGCTGTAGCAAACGTTGGGGGGAAAATCTTTACCTTCGGGTCCTACAGGCTGGGAGTGCACACAAAAG GTGCTGATATAGATGCCTTGTGTGTGGCACCTCGACATGTTGAAAGGAGTGatttttttacatctttttttgaaaaactcAAACAGCACGATGAGATCAAGGACCTACGG GCTGTAGAAGATGCATTTGTACCAGTGATCAAATTCAAGTTTGATGGGATAGAG ATTGATCTTCTTTTTGCAAGGCTTGCCCTGCAGTCTATTCCAGATAACCTGGACCTTAGAGGAGATTCTCTGCTCAGAAACCTGGATATTCGATGTATTCGCAGTTTAAACG GTTGTCGTGTTACCGATGAAATCCTGTACTTGGTGCCCAACAAAGAGAACTTCAGACTTACTCTACGGGCCATCAAACTGTGGGCTAAAC GTCGTGGAATCTACTCTAACATGCTTGGCTTCCTGGGTGGTGTGTCCTGGGCCATGCTGGTGGCCAGAACCTGTCAGCTTTACCCAAACGCCGTGGCTGCCACACTTGTGCACAAATTCTTCCTTGTCTTCTCCAAATG GGAGTGGCCAAATCCTGTCCTTTTAAAGCAACCAGAAGACAGTAACTTGAATCTGCCAGTCTGGGACCCGCGG GTAAACCCATCAGACAGGTACCATTTGATGCCGATTATCACACCTGCATATCCCCAGCAGAATTCTACCTACAACGTGTCCACCTCCACCCGCACCATCATGAGCGAGGAGTTCAAATATG GCCTTACAGTTACAGATGAAATCCTTCAGGGTAAGGCCGAGTGGTCCAAGCTGTTCGAGCCACCAAACTTTTTTCAAAAGTACAa ACATTATATCGTGCTTACTGCCAGTGCATCCACTGAGGAGAACCACCTAGAATG GGTTGGGCTGGTTGAGTCAAAGATTAGAGTTCTGGTTGGCAATTTGGAGCGAAATGAATACATCACCCTTGCTCACGTGAATCCCCAGTCTTTTCCCTGGTCGAAGGAGAGCCGAAATGA CAATGAGTTTGTTTCGATGTGGTTCATTGGAATAATATTCAAAAAGTTGGAGAACGCTGACTGTGTGAACATTGATCTGACTTATGATATCCAGTCCTTTACAGACACTG TCTACAGGCAAGCCAGTAACATTAACATGCTGAAGGAAGGGATGACCATCGAAGCCACACACGTGAGGAAGAAGCAGCTACATCAATACCTGCCTGCTGAACTTGTGCACAGGGGCAAGAAGAAG AGCTTGGGAGATCTAAATCGCAGTTCAAATGGTGGTGGGTCTAAACGCTGTTCACTGGATGGCAGTCAGCTGGACAGTTCCAGAGATACAGACACAGGCACCCCATTCAGCTCTCCGACCCCAGTCATCAAAAGCTGCAAGTCAGCCTCCACACCTGATGACAG CATTACCCCACCCAAGCCTTCAGTTCCCATGTTTGTGGATAGCTCCCCATCCTCTGAGTCGTCTCCTCCAAAGAAAGGGCCAGGAATGTCCATTCCAGTAATTGGAGCAA AGACATCAGTCACCCAGGTGGCCAAGCCCACAGTGCCCATCGCAGGGAGCACcattcccactgtggtgggccGAAACGTGATGCCACGTATGAGCCCACCCAAAACCAGCTCATCTGACCTGACCAACGGCCTCAATGGAGCTGCACCTAAGAGGCCTCACTCGCCTTCACTGGAGGAGCCACACAAGAAACTGAAAGACACAGAACAG GTGTTCTCCgatgattatacatttaaagAACCATACCCACCTTCCTCTAATGGCCAGGAAGCAGGAGATGGCCCAACAGGG GAGGATCATGCAATTACAAAGCCTATGCCCATTCCCACTATCGATACATCAAGGACACAG AGACTACCCAGTAAAGAACTGCCAGATGCTTCCTCTCCAGTACCTACGAGCAACCTGCGTGTCATTAAGAACTCAATCAGACTCACTCTTAACCGATAA
- the papolg gene encoding poly(A) polymerase gamma isoform X1 — translation MKEMSASGNNMLGGQQPQKHYGITSSISLAFPRDIDHLYTQKLMEAMKPFGVFEDEDELNHRLAVLGKLNSFVKEWIAEISESKNLPPSAVANVGGKIFTFGSYRLGVHTKGADIDALCVAPRHVERSDFFTSFFEKLKQHDEIKDLRAVEDAFVPVIKFKFDGIEIDLLFARLALQSIPDNLDLRGDSLLRNLDIRCIRSLNGCRVTDEILYLVPNKENFRLTLRAIKLWAKRRGIYSNMLGFLGGVSWAMLVARTCQLYPNAVAATLVHKFFLVFSKWEWPNPVLLKQPEDSNLNLPVWDPRVNPSDRYHLMPIITPAYPQQNSTYNVSTSTRTIMSEEFKYGLTVTDEILQGKAEWSKLFEPPNFFQKYKHYIVLTASASTEENHLEWVGLVESKIRVLVGNLERNEYITLAHVNPQSFPWSKESRNDNEFVSMWFIGIIFKKLENADCVNIDLTYDIQSFTDTVYRQASNINMLKEGMTIEATHVRKKQLHQYLPAELVHRGKKKSLGDLNRSSNGGGSKRCSLDGSQLDSSRDTDTGTPFSSPTPVIKSCKSASTPDDSSITPPKPSVPMFVDSSPSSESSPPKKGPGMSIPVIGAKTSVTQVAKPTVPIAGSTIPTVVGRNVMPRMSPPKTSSSDLTNGLNGAAPKRPHSPSLEEPHKKLKDTEQQVFSDDYTFKEPYPPSSNGQEAGDGPTGEDHAITKPMPIPTIDTSRTQRLPSKELPDASSPVPTSNLRVIKNSIRLTLNR, via the exons ATGAAAGAAATGTCAGC TTCGGGAAATAATATGCTTGGCGGGCAGCAGCCTCAGAAACACTATGGCATCACGTCCTCAATCAGCCTGGCCTTTCCCCGGGATATCGACCACCTGTACACTCAGAAACTCATGGAGGCTATGAAACCTTTTGGAGTGtttgaggatgaagatgagctTAATCACAG GCTTGCAGTTCTTGGTAAACTGAATTCATTTGTTAAAGAGTGGATTGCAGAGATCAGTGAATCAAAG AATCTGCCACCTTCGGCTGTAGCAAACGTTGGGGGGAAAATCTTTACCTTCGGGTCCTACAGGCTGGGAGTGCACACAAAAG GTGCTGATATAGATGCCTTGTGTGTGGCACCTCGACATGTTGAAAGGAGTGatttttttacatctttttttgaaaaactcAAACAGCACGATGAGATCAAGGACCTACGG GCTGTAGAAGATGCATTTGTACCAGTGATCAAATTCAAGTTTGATGGGATAGAG ATTGATCTTCTTTTTGCAAGGCTTGCCCTGCAGTCTATTCCAGATAACCTGGACCTTAGAGGAGATTCTCTGCTCAGAAACCTGGATATTCGATGTATTCGCAGTTTAAACG GTTGTCGTGTTACCGATGAAATCCTGTACTTGGTGCCCAACAAAGAGAACTTCAGACTTACTCTACGGGCCATCAAACTGTGGGCTAAAC GTCGTGGAATCTACTCTAACATGCTTGGCTTCCTGGGTGGTGTGTCCTGGGCCATGCTGGTGGCCAGAACCTGTCAGCTTTACCCAAACGCCGTGGCTGCCACACTTGTGCACAAATTCTTCCTTGTCTTCTCCAAATG GGAGTGGCCAAATCCTGTCCTTTTAAAGCAACCAGAAGACAGTAACTTGAATCTGCCAGTCTGGGACCCGCGG GTAAACCCATCAGACAGGTACCATTTGATGCCGATTATCACACCTGCATATCCCCAGCAGAATTCTACCTACAACGTGTCCACCTCCACCCGCACCATCATGAGCGAGGAGTTCAAATATG GCCTTACAGTTACAGATGAAATCCTTCAGGGTAAGGCCGAGTGGTCCAAGCTGTTCGAGCCACCAAACTTTTTTCAAAAGTACAa ACATTATATCGTGCTTACTGCCAGTGCATCCACTGAGGAGAACCACCTAGAATG GGTTGGGCTGGTTGAGTCAAAGATTAGAGTTCTGGTTGGCAATTTGGAGCGAAATGAATACATCACCCTTGCTCACGTGAATCCCCAGTCTTTTCCCTGGTCGAAGGAGAGCCGAAATGA CAATGAGTTTGTTTCGATGTGGTTCATTGGAATAATATTCAAAAAGTTGGAGAACGCTGACTGTGTGAACATTGATCTGACTTATGATATCCAGTCCTTTACAGACACTG TCTACAGGCAAGCCAGTAACATTAACATGCTGAAGGAAGGGATGACCATCGAAGCCACACACGTGAGGAAGAAGCAGCTACATCAATACCTGCCTGCTGAACTTGTGCACAGGGGCAAGAAGAAG AGCTTGGGAGATCTAAATCGCAGTTCAAATGGTGGTGGGTCTAAACGCTGTTCACTGGATGGCAGTCAGCTGGACAGTTCCAGAGATACAGACACAGGCACCCCATTCAGCTCTCCGACCCCAGTCATCAAAAGCTGCAAGTCAGCCTCCACACCTGATGACAG TAGCATTACCCCACCCAAGCCTTCAGTTCCCATGTTTGTGGATAGCTCCCCATCCTCTGAGTCGTCTCCTCCAAAGAAAGGGCCAGGAATGTCCATTCCAGTAATTGGAGCAA AGACATCAGTCACCCAGGTGGCCAAGCCCACAGTGCCCATCGCAGGGAGCACcattcccactgtggtgggccGAAACGTGATGCCACGTATGAGCCCACCCAAAACCAGCTCATCTGACCTGACCAACGGCCTCAATGGAGCTGCACCTAAGAGGCCTCACTCGCCTTCACTGGAGGAGCCACACAAGAAACTGAAAGACACAGAACAG CAGGTGTTCTCCgatgattatacatttaaagAACCATACCCACCTTCCTCTAATGGCCAGGAAGCAGGAGATGGCCCAACAGGG GAGGATCATGCAATTACAAAGCCTATGCCCATTCCCACTATCGATACATCAAGGACACAG AGACTACCCAGTAAAGAACTGCCAGATGCTTCCTCTCCAGTACCTACGAGCAACCTGCGTGTCATTAAGAACTCAATCAGACTCACTCTTAACCGATAA
- the papolg gene encoding poly(A) polymerase gamma isoform X3: MKEMSASGNNMLGGQQPQKHYGITSSISLAFPRDIDHLYTQKLMEAMKPFGVFEDEDELNHRLAVLGKLNSFVKEWIAEISESKNLPPSAVANVGGKIFTFGSYRLGVHTKGADIDALCVAPRHVERSDFFTSFFEKLKQHDEIKDLRAVEDAFVPVIKFKFDGIEIDLLFARLALQSIPDNLDLRGDSLLRNLDIRCIRSLNGCRVTDEILYLVPNKENFRLTLRAIKLWAKRRGIYSNMLGFLGGVSWAMLVARTCQLYPNAVAATLVHKFFLVFSKWEWPNPVLLKQPEDSNLNLPVWDPRVNPSDRYHLMPIITPAYPQQNSTYNVSTSTRTIMSEEFKYGLTVTDEILQGKAEWSKLFEPPNFFQKYKHYIVLTASASTEENHLEWVGLVESKIRVLVGNLERNEYITLAHVNPQSFPWSKESRNDNEFVSMWFIGIIFKKLENADCVNIDLTYDIQSFTDTVYRQASNINMLKEGMTIEATHVRKKQLHQYLPAELVHRGKKKSLGDLNRSSNGGGSKRCSLDGSQLDSSRDTDTGTPFSSPTPVIKSCKSASTPDDSITPPKPSVPMFVDSSPSSESSPPKKGPGMSIPVIGAKTSVTQVAKPTVPIAGSTIPTVVGRNVMPRMSPPKTSSSDLTNGLNGAAPKRPHSPSLEEPHKKLKDTEQQVFSDDYTFKEPYPPSSNGQEAGDGPTGEDHAITKPMPIPTIDTSRTQRLPSKELPDASSPVPTSNLRVIKNSIRLTLNR; this comes from the exons ATGAAAGAAATGTCAGC TTCGGGAAATAATATGCTTGGCGGGCAGCAGCCTCAGAAACACTATGGCATCACGTCCTCAATCAGCCTGGCCTTTCCCCGGGATATCGACCACCTGTACACTCAGAAACTCATGGAGGCTATGAAACCTTTTGGAGTGtttgaggatgaagatgagctTAATCACAG GCTTGCAGTTCTTGGTAAACTGAATTCATTTGTTAAAGAGTGGATTGCAGAGATCAGTGAATCAAAG AATCTGCCACCTTCGGCTGTAGCAAACGTTGGGGGGAAAATCTTTACCTTCGGGTCCTACAGGCTGGGAGTGCACACAAAAG GTGCTGATATAGATGCCTTGTGTGTGGCACCTCGACATGTTGAAAGGAGTGatttttttacatctttttttgaaaaactcAAACAGCACGATGAGATCAAGGACCTACGG GCTGTAGAAGATGCATTTGTACCAGTGATCAAATTCAAGTTTGATGGGATAGAG ATTGATCTTCTTTTTGCAAGGCTTGCCCTGCAGTCTATTCCAGATAACCTGGACCTTAGAGGAGATTCTCTGCTCAGAAACCTGGATATTCGATGTATTCGCAGTTTAAACG GTTGTCGTGTTACCGATGAAATCCTGTACTTGGTGCCCAACAAAGAGAACTTCAGACTTACTCTACGGGCCATCAAACTGTGGGCTAAAC GTCGTGGAATCTACTCTAACATGCTTGGCTTCCTGGGTGGTGTGTCCTGGGCCATGCTGGTGGCCAGAACCTGTCAGCTTTACCCAAACGCCGTGGCTGCCACACTTGTGCACAAATTCTTCCTTGTCTTCTCCAAATG GGAGTGGCCAAATCCTGTCCTTTTAAAGCAACCAGAAGACAGTAACTTGAATCTGCCAGTCTGGGACCCGCGG GTAAACCCATCAGACAGGTACCATTTGATGCCGATTATCACACCTGCATATCCCCAGCAGAATTCTACCTACAACGTGTCCACCTCCACCCGCACCATCATGAGCGAGGAGTTCAAATATG GCCTTACAGTTACAGATGAAATCCTTCAGGGTAAGGCCGAGTGGTCCAAGCTGTTCGAGCCACCAAACTTTTTTCAAAAGTACAa ACATTATATCGTGCTTACTGCCAGTGCATCCACTGAGGAGAACCACCTAGAATG GGTTGGGCTGGTTGAGTCAAAGATTAGAGTTCTGGTTGGCAATTTGGAGCGAAATGAATACATCACCCTTGCTCACGTGAATCCCCAGTCTTTTCCCTGGTCGAAGGAGAGCCGAAATGA CAATGAGTTTGTTTCGATGTGGTTCATTGGAATAATATTCAAAAAGTTGGAGAACGCTGACTGTGTGAACATTGATCTGACTTATGATATCCAGTCCTTTACAGACACTG TCTACAGGCAAGCCAGTAACATTAACATGCTGAAGGAAGGGATGACCATCGAAGCCACACACGTGAGGAAGAAGCAGCTACATCAATACCTGCCTGCTGAACTTGTGCACAGGGGCAAGAAGAAG AGCTTGGGAGATCTAAATCGCAGTTCAAATGGTGGTGGGTCTAAACGCTGTTCACTGGATGGCAGTCAGCTGGACAGTTCCAGAGATACAGACACAGGCACCCCATTCAGCTCTCCGACCCCAGTCATCAAAAGCTGCAAGTCAGCCTCCACACCTGATGACAG CATTACCCCACCCAAGCCTTCAGTTCCCATGTTTGTGGATAGCTCCCCATCCTCTGAGTCGTCTCCTCCAAAGAAAGGGCCAGGAATGTCCATTCCAGTAATTGGAGCAA AGACATCAGTCACCCAGGTGGCCAAGCCCACAGTGCCCATCGCAGGGAGCACcattcccactgtggtgggccGAAACGTGATGCCACGTATGAGCCCACCCAAAACCAGCTCATCTGACCTGACCAACGGCCTCAATGGAGCTGCACCTAAGAGGCCTCACTCGCCTTCACTGGAGGAGCCACACAAGAAACTGAAAGACACAGAACAG CAGGTGTTCTCCgatgattatacatttaaagAACCATACCCACCTTCCTCTAATGGCCAGGAAGCAGGAGATGGCCCAACAGGG GAGGATCATGCAATTACAAAGCCTATGCCCATTCCCACTATCGATACATCAAGGACACAG AGACTACCCAGTAAAGAACTGCCAGATGCTTCCTCTCCAGTACCTACGAGCAACCTGCGTGTCATTAAGAACTCAATCAGACTCACTCTTAACCGATAA